In Carassius gibelio isolate Cgi1373 ecotype wild population from Czech Republic chromosome B4, carGib1.2-hapl.c, whole genome shotgun sequence, one DNA window encodes the following:
- the LOC127956171 gene encoding uncharacterized protein LOC127956171: MADECLHSVQLELEAVGKQIRDLEQKQAQLRERRAALESSRADAHKSGVSIQRTVNSPTTSTPCVSLRRPGAPRTRSSQMSFTATPGHHGPWVHPQRRTRAGSRATTSPPPAFEISIQNRFAPLRETGRDAVIIGDSIVRHVSATLAEGKVHTHCLPGARVLDVSAQIPAILKDGESPRAVVLHAGVNDTTLRQTETLKRDFRSLIETVRSTTPAATIVVSGPLPTYRRGRERFSRLFALNEWLLSWCKEQKLLFVNNWNLFWERPRLFRADGLHPSKIGAELLSDNISRTLRSM; encoded by the coding sequence atggcggatgaatgtctccactctgtgcagctcgagctcgaggccgtggggaagcagattcgcgacctggaacagaagcaggcccagctgagagagcggagagccgcgctggaatcatcccgggctgacgctcacaagtccggggtaagtatacagcgtactgttaacagtcccaccacgtctactccgtgtgtttctctgcgcaggcccggtgcacccaggacacgatcttcccagatgtccttcactgcgacgccgggacaccacggaccctgggtgcatccacagcggaggacgcgagctgggtcccgggcgactacttctccccctcctgccttcgagatctccatccagaaccgcttcgctcccctccgcgagacaggacgcgacgcagtgatcatcggagactccatcgtccgacacgtaagtgctacgttagctgaaggtaaagtgcacactcattgtttgcctggtgctcgtgttctcgatgtttctgcgcagatacccgcgatcctaaaggacggcgagagccccagagcggtcgtgcttcacgccggagttaacgacaccacgctgcggcagacggagacgctgaagagggacttcaggagcctgatcgagacggttcgcagcacgacgcccgcggcgacgatcgtcgtgtcaggaccactgcccacgtatcgacgaggacgcgaaaggttcagtagactttttgctttaaatgaatggttgttgtcatggtgtaaagaacagaaactgctatttgttaataactggaatcttttctgggagcgtcctagactgtttcgcgctgatggattacaccccagcaaaattggagcggagcttctctctgacaacatctccaggacacttcgctccatgtga